A genome region from Engraulis encrasicolus isolate BLACKSEA-1 chromosome 6, IST_EnEncr_1.0, whole genome shotgun sequence includes the following:
- the si:ch211-117l17.6 gene encoding regulator of G-protein signaling 8, translating to MPKLLFSKIRIYEFNSLLSSGKKTSKFHLLLSRKRQKDNIRCILVRKVADRTSLCADYDYRSIRGQNAERDSLAEFLKNKYYMAAFREFLRSEFSEENLEFWLACREYRESTSSARRFLRATEIYQEFLHPTAEKEVNLNQRTRDRVKGQMASASALPRCFEEAESEVLRLMETDSWHRFLKSTSSS from the exons ATGCCAAAGTTATTGTTTTCCAAGATAAGGATCTACGAGTTCAACAGCCTCCTATCCAGTGGAAAGAAGACAAGCAA ATTCCATCTTCTCCTCAGCAGAAAGAGGCAGAAGGACAACATCAGGTGCATCCTGGTGCGTAAGGTGGCAGACAGAACCTCATTGTGTGCCGATTACGATTACAG GTCAATTAGGGGTCAGAATGCAGAGAGGGATTCACTGGCTGAGTTTCTGAAGAACAAAT ACTACATGGCAGCCTTCAGGGAATTCCTGCGCTCGGAGTTCAGTGAGGAAAACCTGGAGTTCTGGCTGGCATGTCGGGAATACCGGGAGTCGACCTCATCAGCACGCCGCTTCCTGAGAGCTACGGAGATCTACCAGGAGTTCCTACACCCCACAGCAGAGAAGgag GTGAACCTCAACCAGCGCACACGAGACAGGGTCAAAGGTCAGATGGCATCGGCGTCTGCGTTGCCACGGTGTTTCGAGGAGGCGGAGTCTGAGGTGCTGAGGTTGATGGAGACGGACTCTTGGCATCGCTTCCTAAAATCCACTTCATCTTCCTGA
- the LOC134450244 gene encoding platelet glycoprotein V → MPSNSIHMVSPALQHVFLCVVMVTLLLVPWVSPYCPSSCACNDEGAVSCTGPLTEIPQPLELHTYLLVMKQTNMAVLREGVLQPLYLLLRLMISGSLLDTIEPEAFNMSPQLLSIKLSGNRLSTFPLGVFRNLPNLEQLHLDGNQISMVPPELFEGLGNLTELDLTMNQISHLQADAFKNLHRLRFLNLGKNSLQQLPPTLFHTLPFLQFLILYNNKLTSLPTGAFDHLPNLLHLKLHNNLLASIPPHLFRHLPYLQELTLSSNQLRTLPEELLYGLPHMTKLTLFKNPFEFLPERLVGHMPLVRDQFLYDTQLSTVPWNLFANMTGLDRLNLNLNEHLSTLPDGFFCCNRNLTKLSLRSNALRNLPPRLFSQLPNLQTLQLLRNRLGSLPDGIFHDLRSIEEIELNGNELQTLPGDVFATASSALRKVTLSENPWNCECIIMPFAAWVRGNVALVEDEAAVVCQEPSRLQNVTLATLTHPLCQPPTTPVMTTTPEQTTGATTAAITTTPNWASTAEPQSTTPEWTTVVTTPATTSKLTTQRQTTPKLSTPKLTTSSAHTTTPSAAPTTTSTLPVTTTAAVTTPVPTSSSTTPTPITTDAAPVTSPAEIFSHVLVVLDDGPEIVHYNRRGDWVYLWTVPPSGPYGDFLMTLYVMSLVVGVALLLGGMCQFYRLSRAMQTLAAQSGAEAEALWRR, encoded by the exons ATGCCTTCAAACAGCATTCACATGGTGTCCCCAGCTCTCCAGCATGTCTTCCTGTGTGTCGTCATGGTCACGCTGCTCCTGGTCCCCTGGGTGTCCCCCTACTGCCCATCCAGCTGTGCCTGTAATGACGAGGGGGCGGTGTCGTGCACTGGCCCCCTGACGGAGATCCCACAACCCCTGGAGCTGCACACCTACCTGCTGGTGATGAAGCAGACCAACATGGCCGTGCTGCGAGAGGGAGTGCTGCAGCCACTCTACCTCCTGCTGCGGCTTATGATCAGCGGTAGCCTGCTAGACACCATCGAACCAGAG GCCTTCAACATGTCTCCTCAGCTGCTGTCCATCAAGTTGTCTGGTAATCGCCTCTCCACGTTCCCGCTTGGCGTGTTCCGGAACCTTCCCAACCTGGAGCAGCTCCACCTGGACGGCAACCAGATCTCCATG GTGCCGCCGGAACTCTTCGAGGGGCTGGGGAAcctgacagagctggacctgaCCATGAACCAAATCTCACACCTGCAGGCTGACGCCTTCAAG AATCTGCACCGGCTGCGCTTCTTAAACCTGGGCAAGAACTCTCTGCAGCAGCTTCCCCCGACGCTGTTCCACACACTGCCCTTCCTCCAGTTCCTCATCCTCTACAACAACAAGCTCACGTCTCTCCCCACCGGTGCCTTCGACCACCTCCCCAACCTGCTCCACCTGAAGCTCCACAACAACCTGCTGGCCAGCATCCCGCCACACCTCTTCAGACACCTGCCGTACCTGCAGGAACTCACGCTGTCCTCCAACCAGCTGCGCACCTTACCTGAAGAGCTCCTCTATGGCCTGCCGCACATGACCAAG CTGACGCTGTTTAAGAACCCTTTTGAGTTCCTGCCGGAGCGCCTGGTTGGCCACATGCCGCTAGTGCGGGACCAGTTCCTGTACGACACGCAGCTCAGCACAGTGCCATGGAACCTGTTCGCCAACATGACGGGACTGGATAGGCTCAACTTGAACCTGAACGAGCACCTGAGTACACTGCCCGACGGCTTCTTCTGCTGCAACCGCAACCTCACCAAGCTCTCTCTGCGCTCCAACGCGCTGCGCAACCTGCCCCCTCGGCTCTTCAGCCAGCTGCCCAACCTCCAGACGCTGCAGCTCCTGAGGAACCGGCTTGGGTCTCTACCGGACGGCATCTTCCATGACCTGAGGAGCATAGAGGAGATTGAGTTGAACGGAAACGAATTGCAGACGTTGCCTGGCGACGTGTTTGCCACCGCAAGCTCGGCTCTCCGCAAAGTCACCCTTTCTGAGAACCCGTGGAACTGTGAGTGTATCATCATGCCTTTCGCAGCGTGGGTCAGGGGCAACGTGGCGCTGGTGGAGGACGAAGCAGCGGTGGTGTGCCAGGAGCCTTCACGACTCCAGAACGTCACTCTTGCAACTCTAACCCATCCTCTATGCCAGCCGCCCACCACACCAGTTATGACTACGACCCCAGAGCAGACGACAGGAGCCACCACAGCAGCTATCACCACAACTCCTAATTGGGCGTCCACTGCTGAGCCTCAATCCACAACTCCTGAATGGACAACTGTTGTTACGACTCCAGCAACGACATCGAAGCTCACGACACAAAGGCAAACGACACCGAAGCTTTCGACACCAAAGCTCACGACATCGTCAGCCCATACGACTACTCCTTCTGCTGCGCCTACCACAACCTCCACTCTGCCTGTAACTACGACAGCAGCAGTGACAACACCtgttcccacctcctcctctaccacccccacccccatcaccacagaCGCTGCTCCAGTGACCAGCCCTGCTGAGATCTTCTCCCACGTGCTGGTGGTGCTTGACGATGGGCCAGAGATCGTCCACTACAACCGCCGCGGCGACTGGGTGTACCTGTGGACAGTGCCCCCTAGCGGCCCTTATGGCGACTTCCTGATGACCCTGTATGTAATGTCACTGGTGGTGGGCGTGGCTCTATTGCTCGGAGGCATGTGCCAGTTCTACCGCCTGAGCCGGGCCATGCAGACGCTGGCGGCACAGAGTGGAGCTGAGGCTGAAGCACtatggaggagatga